From one Hirundo rustica isolate bHirRus1 chromosome W, bHirRus1.pri.v3, whole genome shotgun sequence genomic stretch:
- the LOC120764959 gene encoding uncharacterized protein LOC120764959 — MGRAPASDPNNLYGSKGRRNRLMDPLHSSQESPCTMGNPAGLPNADDLSQKVAFLIILLLVITKPILINGSVVVAATEPVVDVINGIDVNLTCSVVNDQKTEVQNIQATRKKGANIVTVWDKDARRAKVQRRRVTRQVMEGTGQPEIETDLDRKGHENLVVGLIRDFGMVQNVSRITACLPLPKAAGEPIPWGIVPVGQLPNATVNVTWNCKVETKEKGEWVTVCAILGSSRVSKEQCEQMPGYYAWDHPQIPRRCLVIPEKTTYPCQVSRVWKNRYEKEEVCQNDTKITTMEEWKSIWGPSLLETYSYLGKVNWCIEWKGKREQDYGKKSSQKDKFRQKGRAVGLWNCSQVLTCDTKNQIGIESVKILLQWGCECRGYNHSLKGKIRGRWDCKTTT, encoded by the coding sequence ATGGGACGGGCCCCGGCAAGTGATCCTAACAACCTATACGGCAGTAAAGGTCGAAGGAATCGACTCATGGATCCATTACACTCGAGTCAAGAAAGTCCCTGCACAATGGGAAACCCAGCTGGTCTCCCCAACGCAGATGATCTTTCGCAGAAAGTAGCATTTTTGATTATATTGTTACTGGTAATAACGAAACCAATTCTTATTAATGGTTCTGTTGTAGTTGCAGCTACCGAACCAGTGGTGGATGTCATAAATGGAATAGATGTGAACCTGACCTGTTCTGTAGTGAATGACCAGAAAACTGAAGTCCAGAATATACAAGCAACCCGGAAGAAAGGTGCCAATATAGTCACGGTTTGGGATAAGGATGCACGAAGAGCAAAGGTTCAGAGAAGAAGAGTGACAAGGCAAGTAATGGAAGGGACGGGACAGCCCGAGATAGAAACGGATCTAGATAGGAAAGGTCATGAGAACCTAGTAGTAGGATTAATCAGAGATTTTGGAATGGTGCAAAACGTATCCCGAATTACAGCATGCTTGCCActcccaaaagcagcaggagaaccAATCCCATGGGGAATTGTTCCTGTGGGACAATTGCCGAATGCCACTGTAAATGTTACGTGGAATTGCAAAGTTGAAAccaaggaaaaaggggaatggGTAACTGTATGTGCGATCTTAGGTTCGTCTAGAGTATCCAAAGAGCAGTGTGAACAGATGCCAGGTTATTATGCATGGGATCACCCACAGATACCAAGAAGGTGTTTAGTAATACCTGAAAAGACAACGTATCCTTGCCAAGTATCTAGGGTATGGAAAAACAGATATGAGAAAGAAGAGGTATGTCAAAATGATACTAAAATAACCACCATGGAAGAATGGAAAAGTATTTGGGGACCCAGCTTGTTAGAAACATATAGTTACTTAGGAAAGGTAAACTGGTGCATagaatggaagggaaaaagagaacaagaCTATGGAAAGAAATCATCGCAGAAAGACAAGTTTCGCCAGAAGGGGAGAGCAGTAGGGTTATGGAATTGTTCTCAAGTTCTTACTTGTGATACTAAAAATCAAATAGGGATAGAGTCAGTAAAAATTTTGTTACAATGGGGATGTGAGTGTAGGGGATATAACCATTCACTTAAAGGAAAGATTAGGGGCCGATGGGATTGTAAAACTACTACT